The genomic window CAATTATTAAACACAATTTGAATGTTATCTACTCGAACCAACTATCTTCCTCTCTCTAAAAGCAAGTTTAAGATTGCAGATTTTTACTCCCTAAGATAGATGTAATATAAAAGATATTACGCTTACCAAAAGCTATTTTGGGACTCTTGGTGGTGGCGCCATATTTGGGGATTTACCTGCAAAAATAGCTATAAATCAGACTTGGGCTTTTTCACCTGGGAACTTAAAAAATATGTCTGTGCAGCGATTATTAAGGCGATGCTCACTCCCAGGGGAAGGATGTTTGGATCGCCCTTCCATCTGACTACCTCAGCGAGAAACAATACGCTCAATACGACGACGATCACGCTGGTGAGTTTGGTTTTGAGGTCGTCGATGCTATGAATTTCCAGCCAGTGCGGTACTTTAATCCGCTCGTCAATAAACAGCTCGTAAAGTCCGAGGGCTGTAATGTAAAATACTGTGGCTAGCAGAAACAAATCTACAACTTCTATAAACGACAGAATCAGTTGTTTCGAGTGCTCGCTGGTAACCTCTCCTGTACTTAGGGGCTTGCAATT from Microcoleus sp. bin38.metabat.b11b12b14.051 includes these protein-coding regions:
- a CDS encoding YqhA family protein, with the protein product MSDFLFPNPFSITGVIFNCKPLSTGEVTSEHSKQLILSFIEVVDLFLLATVFYITALGLYELFIDERIKVPHWLEIHSIDDLKTKLTSVIVVVLSVLFLAEVVRWKGDPNILPLGVSIALIIAAQTYFLSSQVKKPKSDL